In one Rhizobium lentis genomic region, the following are encoded:
- a CDS encoding response regulator, with the protein MDNSAHILVVDDHGDIRDLVQQYLEQHGYKVNAVDGGAALRRLLEKQTVDLIVLDVMMPGEDGLSVCRHLRATTNIPIIFLTAMADDTDRIIGLELGADDYLIKPFNPRELLARIRAVLRRSGNSTSQFATATPKNVRVGPWRVNLGRQEISGDDGVGIPLSSAEFRLLKVFMERPGLVLSREQLLDLTVGRTADIFDRSIDNQVSRLRKKIEDNPKNPSIIKTHWGGGYSLSAEVSQE; encoded by the coding sequence ATGGACAATTCCGCTCATATTTTGGTTGTTGATGATCATGGAGATATCCGAGATCTCGTCCAACAATATCTTGAACAGCACGGGTATAAGGTCAACGCTGTCGATGGCGGCGCGGCGTTGCGGCGCCTCCTTGAAAAGCAGACCGTCGATCTAATCGTTCTCGACGTGATGATGCCTGGTGAAGATGGGCTTTCCGTTTGCCGCCACCTGCGCGCGACGACCAACATCCCCATTATTTTTCTCACCGCAATGGCGGATGACACAGACCGGATCATAGGTTTGGAGCTTGGTGCGGATGATTATCTGATCAAGCCGTTCAATCCGAGGGAACTGCTGGCGCGCATTCGCGCAGTATTGCGGAGATCTGGCAACAGTACCTCACAATTTGCCACGGCGACTCCAAAGAACGTCCGCGTCGGCCCGTGGCGGGTCAATCTCGGGCGACAGGAAATCTCGGGCGATGACGGTGTTGGGATCCCTCTGAGCTCGGCCGAATTCCGGCTTTTGAAAGTGTTCATGGAGCGGCCAGGGCTGGTGCTGAGCCGGGAACAGCTCCTTGATCTGACGGTTGGACGAACTGCGGACATCTTCGACCGCAGTATCGATAATCAGGTCAGTCGCTTGAGGAAAAAAATCGAGGACAATCCGAAAAACCCATCCATCATCAAGACGCATTGGGGGGGCGGTTACAGTCTTTCGGCAGAGGTATCTCAGGAATGA
- a CDS encoding ATP-binding protein, with amino-acid sequence MIRTWTRSLAAQVIGLMLTALLVAQAITFVISWNEHSKALDAAAKSEFFSRARTLTRLVNEAAPPLRQQVLTASETGDSRFWITDREAADAPAWRLEAVKQFARPLENYVDLVRVFEGGEAVAQIPNANKVASSNHGEDWRTPFQELWALPQPVKYTYFAGARGYGMVVKLDDGRYLNSAFYMKKGSWWTSTSLRSLVLTALVLAVIGVLIGSRIARPLKSLAIAAEALGRGENLPPLEEKGPEEIRRTAAAFNQMQARLHRFIDDRTKMLAAIGHDLRTPLTSLRLRTEFVKDEQIQQKMQATIEELQSMTEAAIAFARGESTEEETRPIQLEALVGSICDDQEDLGNPVTFVRAAKITYRCRPDGLRRAVRNIVENAVRYGGEAKVTILQTKATVDIVVEDRGPGIPEEMREKVFAPFFRLEASRNKQTGGIGLGLAIARAVARQHGGDIVFISKNIGMRTIISLPRHDNGDPERPLSKRTWNLRALVERARRGRRVKPVSP; translated from the coding sequence ATGATAAGAACCTGGACGAGAAGCCTCGCTGCCCAGGTCATTGGGCTTATGCTGACCGCCCTGCTCGTAGCGCAGGCGATAACGTTTGTTATATCTTGGAACGAGCATTCCAAGGCGCTGGATGCAGCCGCTAAAAGCGAATTCTTCAGTCGCGCTCGCACGCTCACTCGTCTTGTCAATGAGGCAGCGCCGCCGCTTCGCCAACAGGTGCTGACGGCCAGTGAGACAGGAGATTCCCGGTTTTGGATCACGGACCGTGAGGCAGCAGATGCGCCTGCGTGGCGGCTGGAAGCCGTCAAGCAATTTGCTCGACCGCTCGAAAATTATGTTGATCTCGTTCGCGTTTTCGAAGGGGGTGAGGCGGTCGCACAAATCCCCAACGCAAATAAGGTTGCGTCCTCCAATCATGGCGAGGATTGGAGAACACCATTCCAGGAATTGTGGGCGCTGCCTCAGCCAGTGAAATACACGTATTTTGCCGGTGCACGCGGGTATGGCATGGTCGTCAAACTGGACGACGGGAGATATCTCAATTCAGCGTTCTACATGAAAAAGGGAAGTTGGTGGACGTCAACATCCCTGAGATCGCTGGTTCTGACGGCACTTGTCCTCGCTGTCATCGGCGTTTTGATAGGGAGCCGCATCGCGCGCCCCCTAAAAAGTCTGGCGATAGCTGCGGAGGCACTTGGGCGTGGCGAAAATCTACCCCCTCTGGAAGAGAAAGGGCCGGAGGAAATCCGGCGCACGGCAGCCGCGTTCAACCAGATGCAGGCGCGTCTACATCGGTTCATCGATGACAGAACCAAGATGCTGGCCGCAATCGGCCACGATCTGCGAACACCGCTCACTTCTCTCCGGCTCAGGACGGAGTTCGTAAAAGATGAGCAGATCCAGCAAAAAATGCAGGCCACGATCGAAGAACTTCAAAGCATGACCGAGGCCGCGATAGCCTTTGCACGAGGGGAGTCCACGGAAGAGGAGACACGACCTATACAGCTCGAGGCGCTGGTAGGCAGCATTTGTGATGATCAGGAGGACCTAGGCAACCCAGTTACATTCGTTCGCGCCGCGAAGATAACATACCGGTGCCGGCCTGATGGACTAAGGCGTGCCGTGCGCAACATCGTAGAAAACGCAGTTCGGTACGGAGGCGAGGCAAAGGTGACCATTCTCCAGACCAAAGCCACTGTCGATATCGTCGTCGAGGACCGCGGACCAGGTATTCCGGAGGAGATGAGAGAAAAGGTCTTCGCTCCATTCTTTCGGCTGGAGGCTTCTCGCAATAAGCAGACCGGCGGGATCGGGCTCGGACTTGCAATTGCGCGGGCAGTCGCTCGACAGCATGGCGGCGATATCGTCTTCATCTCTAAAAACATAGGGATGCGGACCATTATTTCGCTGCCACGTCACGACAACGGCGACCCCGAGCGACCTCTTAGCAAAAGAACTTGGAACTTGAGAGCATTGGTGGAACGGGCTCGGCGCGGACGACGGGTAAAACCAGTGTCTCCCTGA